A section of the Bryobacteraceae bacterium genome encodes:
- the yieL gene encoding hypothetical protein: protein MSGWRVLFSAILPASLTLLCAQPPQQPAVPQVASPELLEGNRVAFRIYAPKASEVRLIGTDIPGNQKGAAMNKAENGVWEVVLGPIEPGSYRYHFFVDGVPVIDPRNPSTSESNNNSWSLVHIPGQAFMDTADVPHGAVAEVTYYSTVLKRFRRMHVYTPPGYELGGGKYPVFYLLHGAGDSDDSWSSVGRAGFILDNLIAAKKARPMIVVMPAGHTSRAPRTPGSFANDEFPKEFMTDILPYIEKHYRVIADRAHRAIAGLSMGGAQTLNIAFSHPNHFGWVGVYSSGVLGIVPRPNMPQPQGPSWEERHRAELSDAKARQGLRLLWFRTGKDDFLLETTRATVELFRKYGFQPDYQETPGAHTWIVWRQYLNEFAPLLFR, encoded by the coding sequence ATGTCTGGCTGGCGAGTGTTGTTTTCTGCCATCCTGCCCGCTTCACTCACACTCCTCTGCGCTCAGCCGCCGCAACAGCCGGCGGTTCCGCAGGTGGCTTCGCCCGAACTCCTGGAGGGCAACCGTGTGGCATTCCGCATTTATGCGCCCAAGGCGTCAGAGGTCCGCCTGATCGGTACCGACATCCCCGGCAACCAGAAGGGCGCGGCGATGAACAAGGCCGAAAACGGCGTCTGGGAAGTGGTGCTCGGGCCCATCGAGCCGGGCTCCTACCGCTACCATTTCTTCGTCGATGGAGTGCCGGTGATCGACCCGCGCAACCCGTCGACCAGCGAGTCCAACAACAACTCGTGGAGCCTGGTCCACATCCCCGGGCAGGCTTTCATGGACACTGCCGACGTGCCCCATGGCGCGGTGGCCGAAGTGACTTACTATTCCACCGTGCTGAAGCGCTTCCGCCGCATGCATGTCTACACGCCTCCGGGCTATGAGCTGGGCGGAGGGAAGTATCCGGTGTTCTACCTCCTGCATGGCGCCGGCGATTCGGACGACTCCTGGAGCAGCGTTGGCCGCGCCGGCTTCATCCTCGACAACCTGATCGCGGCGAAGAAAGCGAGGCCGATGATCGTCGTCATGCCCGCGGGCCACACCAGCCGCGCGCCGCGCACGCCCGGATCCTTTGCCAACGACGAGTTCCCGAAAGAGTTCATGACGGACATCCTGCCGTACATCGAAAAGCATTACCGGGTCATCGCCGACCGCGCCCACCGCGCCATCGCCGGCCTGTCCATGGGCGGTGCGCAGACGCTGAACATCGCTTTCTCCCACCCGAATCACTTCGGCTGGGTCGGCGTGTACAGCTCGGGCGTGCTGGGCATCGTGCCCCGGCCGAACATGCCGCAGCCGCAGGGCCCGTCCTGGGAGGAGCGGCACAGGGCCGAGCTCAGCGATGCGAAGGCCCGCCAGGGGCTGAGGCTGCTCTGGTTCCGCACCGGCAAGGACGATTTCCTGCTGGAGACGACCCGCGCCACGGTGGAGCTGTTCCGCAAATACGGCTTCCAGCCGGATTATCAGGAAACGCCGGGCGCCCACACGTGGATCGTCTGGCGGCAGTACCTGAACGAATTCGCCCCGCTGCTGTTTCGGTGA
- a CDS encoding carbamoyltransferase, with amino-acid sequence MIVVGLGGLMRDAACAVLKGGELAAAVEQQKVAPRHLRGGLPQEAILAALEAAGVRPEDVLTVALARPLGEGHLARHIHLELRRTFPQARVVSVDHHQAHAASAYYGSPFERATVVAVDNAGDFRCGSRWRAEGNELRLEAELSFPDSLGDLYSRVTELLGFRPSMDEHKVQWLSASGEPKYAAVFHEILRREGAGFRADQSWFDMDRREAGGFGARFYQALGLPEGGAIPEAMKADVAASIQAAVEQMVMDFAGSGGNLCLAGGLGLNALLVAALERSGRWDQVFVQPAAGNAGTALGAAWHAWHHMRPEAPRRPLRTLCLGPEFGAEQIKRVLENCKLRFRFLPTREELLAAAIEQLAQDRIVAWMQGRMEFGPRALGNRSILASPLDPYSTENLNVYIKHREGFRKFAASVPEEAAGEYFEAGPNARFLATVGRVREKHRRTFEAAVLGPGWVRVHIVSCEENPLFHQLLIEWGRRTGLPVLYNTSFNLFGDPLVCTPRDAVRSFYSSGIDAMVVGHFLLEK; translated from the coding sequence ACTGATGAGGGACGCCGCCTGCGCCGTGCTGAAAGGCGGCGAACTGGCGGCGGCCGTGGAACAGCAGAAGGTGGCCCCGCGTCATCTGCGCGGCGGGCTGCCCCAGGAGGCCATTCTCGCAGCGCTGGAAGCGGCCGGCGTGCGCCCCGAAGACGTGCTGACCGTGGCCCTGGCGCGCCCGCTCGGCGAAGGACACCTCGCGCGGCACATCCACCTCGAACTGCGGCGCACCTTCCCGCAGGCGCGCGTCGTCAGCGTCGATCACCATCAGGCCCACGCCGCCAGCGCCTATTACGGCTCGCCCTTCGAGCGCGCCACCGTGGTCGCCGTCGACAATGCCGGCGACTTCCGCTGCGGCTCGCGCTGGCGCGCCGAAGGCAATGAACTGCGGCTCGAGGCCGAACTGTCCTTCCCCGACTCGCTCGGCGATCTTTACAGCCGCGTCACCGAGCTGCTCGGCTTCCGCCCGTCGATGGACGAGCACAAGGTCCAGTGGCTTTCGGCCTCCGGCGAGCCGAAGTACGCCGCCGTTTTTCACGAGATCCTTCGCCGCGAGGGCGCGGGCTTCCGCGCCGACCAGAGCTGGTTCGACATGGACCGCCGCGAAGCAGGAGGCTTCGGCGCGCGCTTCTATCAGGCGCTTGGCCTGCCGGAAGGCGGGGCGATTCCGGAGGCCATGAAGGCGGACGTCGCCGCCAGCATTCAGGCTGCGGTCGAACAGATGGTGATGGACTTCGCCGGCTCAGGCGGGAATCTCTGCCTGGCAGGCGGTCTGGGCCTGAACGCGTTGCTGGTGGCCGCGCTCGAGCGCAGCGGCCGCTGGGACCAGGTCTTCGTCCAGCCGGCCGCGGGCAATGCCGGCACCGCGCTCGGCGCCGCCTGGCACGCCTGGCATCACATGCGGCCGGAGGCGCCCCGCCGTCCGCTTCGCACGCTGTGCCTCGGGCCCGAGTTCGGCGCCGAACAGATCAAGCGGGTCCTCGAAAACTGCAAACTGCGCTTCCGCTTCCTTCCCACGCGCGAAGAGCTGCTGGCCGCGGCCATCGAGCAGCTCGCCCAGGACCGGATCGTCGCCTGGATGCAGGGCCGGATGGAGTTCGGCCCGCGCGCCCTCGGCAACCGCTCCATCCTCGCTTCGCCGCTGGATCCCTACTCGACCGAGAACCTCAACGTCTACATCAAACACCGCGAGGGCTTCCGCAAATTCGCCGCCTCCGTGCCCGAAGAGGCCGCCGGCGAATACTTCGAGGCCGGCCCGAACGCGCGCTTCCTCGCCACCGTGGGCCGTGTCAGGGAAAAGCATCGCCGCACGTTCGAGGCCGCCGTGCTGGGGCCCGGCTGGGTGCGCGTCCACATTGTCTCGTGCGAAGAGAACCCGCTTTTCCACCAGCTCCTGATCGAGTGGGGCCGCCGCACCGGCCTGCCCGTGCTCTACAACACCAGCTTCAATCTCTTCGGCGACCCGCTGGTGTGCACGCCGCGCGATGCCGTGCGCAGCTTCTATTCGTCCGGCATCGATGCCATGGTGGTGGGCCACTTCCTGCTGGAGAAGTAA
- a CDS encoding alpha/beta hydrolase, with translation MCVPLLAGTALLDGRRVYYASAGEGSRTIVLIHGWTCDHTFWDAQVAALKGRYRVLAVDLPGHGRSDPAPEYSMRRFARAVNAVLEREGAGRAILAGHSMGGAVMLEFVRLYPGKVVAIVAVDAYFPDPGASKPLETLAAQFEGPAAMEARAKMVRGMFTAWTPPDIRRKVETVMLGTPAGVAAGAMRGMADPSVWSEGPIDVPFLEIAAGSSAFITEESLRKRSPRAALIRVPDTGHFLHMEKPDEVNRILLSWLADQGL, from the coding sequence ATGTGTGTTCCGTTGCTGGCCGGGACGGCGCTGCTGGACGGACGCCGCGTGTACTATGCTTCGGCCGGCGAAGGATCGCGGACCATTGTCCTCATCCATGGCTGGACGTGCGACCACACGTTCTGGGACGCGCAGGTGGCGGCGCTGAAGGGCCGATACCGTGTGCTGGCTGTCGATCTGCCCGGGCACGGGCGGAGCGACCCGGCGCCTGAGTACTCGATGCGGCGGTTTGCGCGCGCCGTGAACGCAGTGCTCGAAAGGGAAGGCGCCGGCAGGGCCATCCTCGCCGGCCATTCGATGGGCGGTGCGGTGATGCTGGAGTTCGTCCGGCTGTACCCAGGCAAAGTTGTCGCCATTGTCGCGGTGGACGCCTATTTCCCGGATCCCGGCGCCTCGAAGCCGCTGGAGACGCTGGCTGCGCAGTTCGAAGGGCCGGCAGCGATGGAGGCCCGCGCGAAGATGGTGCGCGGAATGTTCACCGCCTGGACGCCGCCGGACATCCGACGGAAGGTGGAAACGGTGATGCTGGGCACGCCGGCTGGCGTCGCTGCCGGCGCGATGCGCGGCATGGCCGATCCTTCGGTGTGGAGCGAGGGCCCCATCGATGTCCCGTTTCTCGAGATCGCCGCCGGCTCGAGCGCCTTCATCACCGAGGAGAGCCTGCGGAAACGCTCCCCCCGCGCGGCGCTGATTCGGGTCCCCGACACCGGGCATTTTCTCCACATGGAGAAGCCGGACGAGGTGAACCGGATCCTGCTCTCGTGGCTCGCTGATCAGGGGCTGTAA
- a CDS encoding nitroreductase: MERRRMLAMLNPVLTAGGTSPAIFPLPKPKTSGNVSVEQALHARRSLRGYSRAALKLEEAAQLLWAAQGITSRSGYRTAPSAGALYPLETFLCAGRVDGLPAGVYRYHPEQHDLLLLAEGDRRAELSAAALGQSWVREAPVVIALAAVYRRVTGRYQQRGIRYAWMEAGHAAQNVLLQATALGLGGVPVGAFDDRSVARILRMNSDEDPLYLIPLGRR; the protein is encoded by the coding sequence GTGGAAAGGCGGCGCATGCTGGCCATGCTGAACCCGGTGTTGACGGCCGGAGGGACATCCCCTGCGATCTTCCCGCTGCCGAAACCAAAGACGTCAGGAAATGTCTCCGTCGAGCAGGCGCTGCACGCGCGCCGGTCGCTGCGCGGCTATTCGCGGGCGGCGCTGAAGCTTGAAGAGGCGGCGCAACTGCTGTGGGCAGCGCAGGGGATCACATCGCGCAGCGGATATCGGACCGCGCCAAGCGCCGGCGCCCTGTATCCGCTCGAGACGTTTCTGTGCGCGGGCCGCGTGGATGGCCTGCCGGCGGGCGTTTACAGGTACCACCCGGAACAGCACGACCTGCTGTTGCTGGCCGAAGGCGACCGCCGCGCCGAGCTGTCGGCCGCGGCACTGGGGCAGAGCTGGGTGCGGGAGGCCCCGGTGGTGATCGCGCTAGCCGCCGTTTACCGCCGCGTCACCGGGCGCTACCAGCAACGCGGCATCCGGTATGCCTGGATGGAAGCGGGCCACGCGGCCCAGAATGTTCTGCTTCAGGCGACGGCCCTGGGTCTCGGCGGCGTGCCCGTGGGCGCCTTCGACGACCGGAGCGTGGCGCGGATCCTGCGGATGAACTCTGACGAGGACCCGCTCTATCTGATCCCGCTGGGGCGGAGATAA